A segment of the Chlamydiales bacterium genome:
TCTCTCCAACACGCCACGCTCTCACTCTCTGGTATGACAGCGGGACCCCTCTCAGCGTGGAAGAGTATGCCAATGACGAGCTTCTTGAAGGTCAATATTTCACCATACACAATGAGATTGAAGCGCGCGTCGAAAAAGGCCACGGAAAACGCGTCATCCGCGATCAGCACGGGCTTCTCTTAGCACGTGAAGAGATCAAACAGGGCTTTGTAGCTAAGAAAGAGACCTTCTATGCGAGCGGAACACCTGAAACAGTCTCCTACTACGTTCGTGGAAAGCTGCATGGCGAGAGAAGCACATTCCTCGAAACAGGTGAGCCTCTCACAATTGAAGAGTGGGTTGCTGGAAATCTCCATGGAAAATCGACCTACTTTAAAAATGGGACTCGCATCGCTGAAGTCTCCTACCTCAATGGCCTAAGAAACGGCGTTGAGACTCAGTATCTCGATGGAGAGAAGATCTCTCAGCAGATCTTCTGGGAAAACGACAGAAAGCATGGCATTGCTACCTACTTCGTTGATGGTGAGCCACAGTTCGAGCACTACTATGCTGGAGAGCTGGTCTCTAAAAAACAGTATGATGAGCAGATGCGCATGGATGAGATGATCTCACAGATCTCTCCTGAGCTCCGCGTCAACAGATGAGATCTTCGACTGAGAGAGGCTTCCCCTGCGGCCTCTCTATTCATATTCAAGTCTCTTGCTCAGAGCAGGAGATTGAGAGCGTACGCATCACCCACTCTGCAGCTCGTGGCAGCCTCGTTTGTGAGGTTCTGCATCCTGCAAAAAATTCCCCTCTCATTGCTCAGATCTTTTCATGGGTTGAGAGCTACGCATCTAAGCGCCCTTCAAAAGAAAAACTCCCACTGAAACTGCCGGAAGCCGGCCCCTTTTCACTGCGCACCCTCAAAGAGATTGAAAGAATTCCGTTTGGAAAGCAGAAAAGCTACCGAGAAGTCGCCGAGAAGGTGGGAAGCCCGCGAGCTGCCCGCGCTGTTGGAAATGCCTGCCACGGAAATCCCACTCCCCTCTTCATCCCCTGCCACCGCGTAGTAAAGTCGGATGGATCGCTCGGCGGATTCGCCTTGGACATCAAACTCAAAGAGATGCTCCTCTCCTTCGAAAGGAATTAAAAAAAGATCGGGCACGCACACGGGCACGTTTAAGAAGGGAAAGAGGGGAAAGGGTCGCGAAAAAAAGAAGGAAAGGTCAACAAATCTTTGAGCGTTCCGGATTTTCGTGAACGTGCCCGTGTGCGTGCCCGCGCCCGATCTTTCTTATTTGAGTTCGGAGGAGGAAGAGTCCTCTTCGAGGATTAGCTGCTCTTGAGCGACTGAAGCGTCTTTCGATCCTTCAATGAGAGAGCTCTCCTCCTCATCTTCCAGAAGAGCCATCCTCTCGATTGCGCTTGGATCCTCCTCTTTCTTCTCTTCACATCCGCATAAGAGAATCGAAAGTGCTGCAAGAACGGAGGCGTATCGTTTCATAGTCATACCCTGACTTTAAACATTTACATATTTTTTTTGAAAGAGGTCTATTGCCAAATTCGGAGAGATGGGATATCAGGAGGCTTATGAGCAAAGAAGAAATGTTAAGACGTATCTCCGAGCTGGAATCCCTGAATGATCAGCTCATGTCTGAACTCCGCTACTTGGATCGCCTTTTAAAGAAGGTGGGATTTGAAGAGGGGCTTCAGACACTCAAGTATGCTGCTGAGGAGATGATTCAAGAAGACGGCGAGAGCATGGCATAGAGCTCATCTAATTCAAGCTGAGCGGTTTCAACTTCAGATTCAGACTCTAAAAGACTTGCAGCAAGTGCACTCTTCTGCTTCTTGAGTGCAACCATCTTCTCTTCGATCGTCTCCACTGTCACATACCTCTTGGCAACGACCTGAGACTTCCGGCCCAATCTATGAGCGCGGTCGATCGCCTGCTCCTCTTGGGCATCGTTCCACCAGGGATCGTAGAGAATCACCGTGTCGGCAGCGGTGAGATTGAGCCCTACACCACCCGCCTTTAAACTGATAAAGAAGAGCAGCTGCTCTGGATCCTCTTGGAATCTCCTAACAGGCGTCTCGCGATCGCTTGTAGAGCCGTCGAGGTGGAGATAGGCCCATCCCCTCTCCCTAACTCTCGACTCCATCAGCTGCAGCATCTGGGTAAACTGGCTGTAGATCAGCACCTTTCGCTTCTCTTGAACTGCTTCTTCGAGATCGGCCATCAGCTGCTCAAACTTACCGCACTCTCCCTGGTACTCTGGATCGACGAGAAGAGGATGAGCTG
Coding sequences within it:
- a CDS encoding toxin-antitoxin system YwqK family antitoxin encodes the protein MKMKFYSLFGALALVTCSCNNQKQDDQVISQRHIHKYGYAVSADEWNMNNYPGQVITALRSGVTITSSYENGVLHGPCTRTFPNSQIVESYTLYNQGTPVKEVSYDNKAMPVRERIQLSPTRHALTLWYDSGTPLSVEEYANDELLEGQYFTIHNEIEARVEKGHGKRVIRDQHGLLLAREEIKQGFVAKKETFYASGTPETVSYYVRGKLHGERSTFLETGEPLTIEEWVAGNLHGKSTYFKNGTRIAEVSYLNGLRNGVETQYLDGEKISQQIFWENDRKHGIATYFVDGEPQFEHYYAGELVSKKQYDEQMRMDEMISQISPELRVNR
- a CDS encoding methylated-DNA--[protein]-cysteine S-methyltransferase; the protein is MRSSTERGFPCGLSIHIQVSCSEQEIESVRITHSAARGSLVCEVLHPAKNSPLIAQIFSWVESYASKRPSKEKLPLKLPEAGPFSLRTLKEIERIPFGKQKSYREVAEKVGSPRAARAVGNACHGNPTPLFIPCHRVVKSDGSLGGFALDIKLKEMLLSFERN